A genomic stretch from Rubripirellula reticaptiva includes:
- a CDS encoding DEAD/DEAH box helicase, translating into MLVTEEALRGVDKHWAVTAISKPDRQRGKEVAQIRLVRAATELQMELSFKDKPTDEDLLSRLALAYEVAATEGLDAMLHASAGTDALQQQAQAGAWRAFEFRRLLPVPTEDDERIFHILHLASLAYCGDRWTDLRRWMQENKSLLRAPSVVNQPWDKRILYRLFACWVRLLRKDSWDDLHRIQEIVAGLREDQENFESELLEGSDGRQSQVMALRLVALYHFAKATELLATYVIQGTPIGINEKLDRHFDEALKAAPASQDAALEVLLKWLHITSRKMVAGSIWWVAGKVNSRVTKFVKSITEGSQAMFELLPPQRAALQEQGLLDQAARAIVVDMPTSGGKTLLAEFRMLQALNQFEQDKGWVAYVAPTRALVSQITRRLRRDLEPFDVVVEQLTGAVEIDAFEDDMLSARAKGSAFDILVCTPEKLQLVLRNNRLDHRPLALVVMDEAHNIQDEKRGLRIELLLASIQREYSRASFLLLMPFVPNSKDLANWLGKESGKVISIGTSAWKPNERIVGVFDSVADLSEKAGWRLRFKTLVTTPNTIHLKGRHNVNGVKPLNLPKSKVIGKPTVEAAAMASVFCSRGTSITIATNTNHVWSMARHLAANLPRRKRIHPEVQLVQRFLETEIGKDFELIQMLDHGVAVHHSGLSDEIRSLVEWLAEEQKLKVLCATTTIAQGINFPVSSVFLASHKYPYGQPMSPREFWNLAGRAGRFGQDSVGVIGLAGGNNEDDVTRFVQESTGDLVSRLVELLEGVQELGQLNSLEQVFASDEWRDFRCYIAHLMRESKSLNDALAHTEELLRSTYGYSELRSSKSKEDTAKADALLRATNGYVTEMSKHEVNVSLADSTGFTPEGVRTALLGLAKLDEKLTVSDWEPSSLFGSAASSSLPELIGVMLAVGELKTSLEEIGKSGADNEQIANITSDWVNGKSLRQIAEKYFAEDGISMTMAVSKACKAVYRNLCNAGPWGLSALSKMPTSGLDFNSLPEDVARQINTLPSMIYHGVKTESAVLLRMNAVPRSVAEPLGRKFSSDVKDSKRSVKSARDFLHSLTDKEWSAAAPKSATMTGEDYREVWKQLSGETES; encoded by the coding sequence ATGTTAGTCACTGAAGAAGCCCTCCGAGGCGTCGACAAGCATTGGGCGGTCACCGCGATCTCCAAGCCGGATCGTCAGCGAGGAAAGGAGGTTGCTCAAATTAGATTGGTTCGAGCGGCAACCGAACTTCAGATGGAATTGTCATTTAAAGACAAGCCGACTGACGAGGATCTACTCAGCCGACTGGCTTTAGCCTACGAGGTTGCTGCAACCGAGGGACTCGATGCGATGCTCCATGCATCGGCCGGCACCGACGCGTTGCAACAGCAAGCCCAAGCTGGCGCTTGGAGAGCTTTTGAGTTCCGACGGTTGCTGCCAGTCCCGACCGAAGATGATGAGCGAATATTTCACATTCTTCACCTTGCTTCACTCGCCTATTGCGGGGATCGCTGGACAGATCTCCGTCGATGGATGCAAGAAAACAAGTCACTGCTTCGTGCGCCCTCGGTTGTGAATCAGCCATGGGACAAACGGATCTTGTATCGACTTTTCGCCTGCTGGGTACGATTGCTTCGCAAGGATAGCTGGGACGATCTGCACCGCATTCAAGAGATCGTTGCAGGCCTACGGGAGGATCAGGAAAATTTCGAGAGCGAACTACTGGAGGGAAGCGACGGACGTCAGAGTCAAGTTATGGCGCTGAGACTGGTGGCCCTCTACCATTTTGCAAAAGCTACTGAACTGCTCGCGACGTACGTCATTCAAGGAACGCCAATCGGAATTAACGAGAAACTCGATCGACATTTCGATGAAGCATTGAAGGCAGCGCCGGCGTCTCAAGATGCAGCACTGGAAGTATTGCTGAAGTGGCTGCACATAACTTCGAGGAAAATGGTAGCTGGTTCCATCTGGTGGGTCGCCGGGAAAGTGAATTCTCGTGTCACGAAATTCGTGAAGAGTATCACCGAAGGCAGCCAGGCAATGTTCGAGTTGCTTCCTCCGCAGCGTGCGGCACTTCAGGAACAGGGACTGTTGGATCAAGCGGCGCGGGCGATCGTTGTCGACATGCCGACATCCGGTGGGAAGACACTGCTAGCCGAGTTCCGAATGCTGCAAGCGCTTAATCAATTTGAGCAGGACAAAGGCTGGGTTGCCTATGTTGCTCCGACGCGAGCGTTGGTGTCGCAAATTACGCGTCGGCTGAGACGCGATCTTGAGCCGTTCGACGTCGTTGTCGAGCAATTGACTGGAGCGGTCGAGATCGATGCATTCGAGGACGACATGTTGTCTGCTCGAGCAAAAGGGTCGGCGTTCGACATCCTGGTTTGTACGCCAGAGAAGCTGCAACTCGTTCTGCGAAACAATAGGCTCGATCACCGCCCGTTGGCTTTGGTTGTGATGGACGAAGCTCACAATATTCAGGACGAGAAGCGAGGGCTTCGTATTGAATTGCTGCTGGCCAGCATTCAGCGTGAATACAGTCGGGCAAGCTTTCTCTTGCTGATGCCATTTGTTCCAAATTCCAAGGACCTAGCTAACTGGCTTGGAAAGGAGTCCGGTAAAGTCATAAGCATTGGGACAAGTGCGTGGAAGCCAAACGAGCGAATCGTGGGTGTGTTTGACTCGGTCGCGGACCTCTCCGAAAAGGCCGGTTGGCGACTCCGGTTCAAAACGCTTGTTACGACTCCGAACACGATTCACTTAAAGGGAAGGCACAATGTTAATGGTGTAAAACCCCTCAACCTCCCGAAGAGTAAGGTGATCGGAAAACCAACCGTTGAAGCAGCAGCGATGGCGAGCGTGTTTTGCTCCCGTGGCACCAGCATCACCATCGCGACTAATACGAATCACGTTTGGTCAATGGCTCGGCATCTTGCAGCGAACCTCCCAAGGCGAAAACGCATTCACCCTGAAGTCCAACTGGTGCAGCGTTTTCTGGAGACAGAGATCGGCAAAGACTTTGAGCTGATTCAAATGTTGGATCACGGAGTTGCTGTTCACCATTCGGGGTTGTCAGACGAAATTCGATCCCTCGTTGAATGGCTGGCTGAAGAACAGAAGTTGAAAGTTTTATGCGCGACCACGACAATCGCTCAGGGGATCAACTTCCCCGTCTCATCGGTCTTTCTTGCTTCTCATAAGTATCCTTACGGGCAACCGATGAGCCCAAGAGAGTTCTGGAATCTTGCCGGCCGAGCTGGTCGGTTCGGCCAGGACTCGGTAGGCGTCATTGGATTGGCGGGCGGAAACAACGAAGATGATGTAACGCGTTTTGTACAAGAGAGTACCGGCGACCTCGTCTCACGATTGGTTGAACTCTTAGAAGGCGTCCAGGAATTGGGGCAGCTCAATAGCCTTGAGCAGGTTTTTGCTTCGGACGAATGGCGCGACTTTCGATGCTACATCGCTCACTTGATGCGAGAATCCAAATCTCTTAACGACGCTTTGGCCCACACGGAAGAACTCTTGCGAAGCACCTACGGGTACTCCGAACTTCGGTCCAGCAAGTCAAAAGAAGATACCGCGAAAGCCGATGCTCTATTGCGGGCGACGAATGGCTATGTGACCGAAATGTCCAAGCACGAAGTGAATGTCTCACTCGCTGATTCAACAGGCTTTACGCCCGAAGGGGTCAGAACTGCACTCCTTGGACTTGCCAAGCTGGACGAGAAATTAACGGTCAGCGATTGGGAGCCAAGCAGTCTGTTTGGTTCGGCTGCGTCTTCTTCTCTTCCTGAATTGATTGGCGTGATGCTCGCCGTGGGCGAATTGAAAACTTCGCTGGAGGAAATTGGAAAATCGGGAGCCGATAACGAACAGATTGCTAACATCACTTCAGATTGGGTAAACGGCAAATCATTGCGGCAGATCGCGGAGAAGTATTTCGCCGAAGATGGCATAAGCATGACCATGGCAGTATCGAAGGCTTGCAAAGCGGTTTACCGAAATCTCTGTAATGCAGGCCCATGGGGCTTATCTGCATTGAGCAAAATGCCAACGTCAGGTCTCGACTTCAACAGTTTGCCGGAGGACGTCGCGAGACAAATTAATACGCTGCCCTCGATGATTTACCACGGTGTGAAGACCGAGTCGGCTGTTTTATTGCGAATGAACGCAGTTCCGAGAAGCGTTGCAGAACCGCTGGGCAGAAAGTTTTCAAGCGACGTCAAAGACAGCAAAAGGTCGGTAAAGTCTGCCCGTGACTTCTTGCATTCGCTGACGGACAAAGAGTGGAGCGCTGCAGCCCCGAAAAGTGCCACGATGACGGGGGAAGACTATCGAGAGGTCTGGAAACAGCTTTCTGGGGAGACTGAATCGTGA
- a CDS encoding MFS transporter: protein MLHRASDTLAARLPFFYGYLMIPLAMVLQITTSPGQTFAFSAFTPSFRQAFAMSDSHLTLAYMLGTFLAAIPLTIVGPLSDRFGLKWLSASAVLGVSATCWLAATASGWWNLLLVFFLLRFLGQGALSLLSGNAISMWFRNRIGRVSAMMSIGTALAFAWVPGLIADSINSIGWRQTYQGIALLVTVCTLPLVLIFFRNRPEEIGQCVDGGQPHRTLNSGAVPKNDGLDEPIKIETEPSLTFAQAIQTPAFWILAVTNLAWALIGTGVVFYLYTICQQRGFDARVPSNLFKTFGLCMLAGQLGGGVLADFARLNRMLGVGTAMLCIGIGSLLVGRSETTLHTFTVFFGGGQGLLLAVGSVVWVRYYGRESLGAIRGTAWCATVAGSGCGPLLMGLSRDHYESFDPAITLFLAIMILLSIASWFAVIPKRDLA from the coding sequence GCCCTGGGCAAACGTTTGCCTTTAGCGCGTTCACGCCGTCGTTTCGCCAAGCGTTTGCGATGAGTGACAGTCATCTCACATTGGCTTACATGTTGGGGACGTTCTTGGCGGCGATCCCACTCACCATTGTCGGTCCGCTGTCGGATCGTTTCGGATTGAAGTGGTTGTCAGCGTCGGCTGTTCTGGGAGTGTCGGCAACCTGCTGGCTCGCCGCGACTGCATCGGGCTGGTGGAATTTGTTGCTGGTTTTCTTCCTACTACGTTTTCTCGGTCAGGGAGCATTGAGCTTGTTGAGTGGAAATGCGATCTCGATGTGGTTTCGAAATCGCATCGGCCGAGTGTCGGCGATGATGAGCATCGGAACAGCACTCGCGTTCGCTTGGGTGCCGGGGCTGATTGCCGACTCCATCAATTCCATCGGCTGGCGGCAAACGTATCAGGGGATCGCGTTATTGGTCACGGTCTGCACCCTGCCACTTGTGTTGATCTTCTTTCGGAATCGACCTGAAGAGATTGGTCAGTGCGTCGATGGCGGGCAACCGCATCGCACGCTCAACTCCGGCGCCGTCCCCAAGAATGACGGCCTTGACGAGCCCATCAAAATTGAGACCGAGCCGTCGCTGACATTCGCTCAGGCGATACAGACGCCAGCGTTTTGGATCCTCGCCGTGACGAACTTGGCCTGGGCGCTCATCGGAACGGGCGTTGTGTTTTACCTCTATACCATTTGCCAACAGCGTGGTTTCGACGCCCGCGTTCCCAGCAACCTGTTCAAGACTTTCGGCCTGTGCATGTTGGCCGGACAACTTGGAGGTGGAGTGCTTGCTGACTTTGCGCGTTTGAATCGAATGCTTGGCGTTGGCACAGCGATGCTGTGCATCGGCATCGGTTCTTTGCTGGTCGGGCGAAGCGAAACGACACTGCACACATTCACCGTATTTTTCGGCGGCGGCCAAGGCTTGCTATTGGCGGTCGGCTCGGTTGTCTGGGTCCGCTACTACGGCCGCGAATCGCTGGGCGCGATCCGTGGCACTGCTTGGTGCGCGACCGTAGCCGGCAGCGGCTGCGGACCATTGCTGATGGGCCTGTCGCGGGATCACTACGAAAGCTTCGATCCAGCAATCACGCTATTCCTAGCAATCATGATCCTGCTATCGATCGCATCTTGGTTCGCCGTGATCCCCAAACGAGACTTAGCCTGA
- a CDS encoding DUF6339 family protein produces the protein MTNQNKLRNLRLSVRTLLDESFRSLNGSNLDTTEFEDDFHRDIDLESLAAIVAEAESRFGAQVEKADTWLAPRVHASLRLTRREASRRELWAYLNVAAFPDFVRWRHTSTQGPSKGLIDIGRFIGENSRNALGRLWWAAEMTRNGSDYSLTEKAMSTTRFSISWQSLDTLHHKAFALACVKFLTEGNGGSPLNDVAGKRLAKAVNLCLRTTHIDAIAPSQLLDEIAIQDWVNSVPDYTRFLDSLPTGPDEDSVNPDDIETFINFLSDVATQIDIFDSVHDDSTEGEEASEIDAMTT, from the coding sequence ATGACGAATCAAAACAAACTTCGTAATCTACGATTGTCAGTTCGGACGTTGCTGGACGAAAGCTTTCGATCACTTAACGGATCGAATCTAGACACAACTGAATTTGAAGATGATTTCCACCGTGATATTGACCTTGAATCGCTGGCTGCAATCGTGGCTGAGGCGGAATCAAGGTTTGGTGCTCAGGTGGAGAAAGCAGACACTTGGTTAGCTCCCCGCGTTCACGCTAGTTTGCGACTAACCCGTCGAGAAGCTTCGAGAAGAGAACTGTGGGCTTATCTAAATGTTGCCGCGTTTCCTGATTTTGTACGGTGGCGTCATACTTCAACCCAGGGGCCGAGCAAAGGCCTAATCGACATAGGACGGTTCATTGGCGAAAACAGCCGCAATGCACTCGGACGACTCTGGTGGGCAGCCGAAATGACACGGAACGGAAGTGATTATTCATTGACGGAGAAAGCGATGTCTACCACGCGATTCTCAATCTCATGGCAATCGCTCGACACACTGCACCATAAAGCGTTTGCGCTCGCGTGCGTTAAGTTCCTGACCGAAGGCAATGGCGGATCACCACTGAATGACGTCGCTGGAAAACGACTGGCTAAAGCAGTGAACCTTTGCCTACGAACGACGCACATAGACGCGATCGCACCGAGTCAGCTGCTTGACGAAATTGCGATACAGGATTGGGTTAATTCAGTTCCGGACTATACAAGATTCCTGGATTCACTTCCGACAGGTCCTGACGAAGATTCTGTAAACCCTGATGACATTGAAACTTTTATCAATTTCTTGTCTGATGTCGCAACGCAAATTGATATTTTCGACAGCGTGCACGATGACTCGACAGAGGGAGAAGAAGCCAGTGAAATCGACGCAATGACGACGTAA
- a CDS encoding helix-turn-helix domain-containing protein encodes MENLGERLKKAMKAARKSQTDLAVALDTSQPAVSQWCTNKKKPSEDNLEAISQLLGVTASHLKFGEGRAALQDPASVRAEYSEGDRWCFRDAPSDGARDFGNANVWAFDPTIESFVREVLQNASDAALPGEGENVQVKFKLIRLRGQDLKSYFDALQWGGLYSHLEASAGTEQKLGTLLDTNLQHLQSSDELLLLVVEDSGTTGLIGPEAGEGKFAALCRNNLDSNKEGNASKGGAFGLGKGVLWRASRFATVLFCSDLIKPENGKKELRLIGRTDLTWHELDSNAYAGPGWFGDVDDESKRVNSLWENQVLANDLYINRRGVGEGTSACVVGFHDPSSDQEKELAELASEIETASAKHFFPAMLWGKLSVAVETYDGRQSYNQKSPKTSVQVDPREHAPEFAKMITAWRNEELAELPAETGDVVAAPVSLTVSKKKKSGQSKELQHDGLLLVRYAEDECKSESCNSLVMLRGPGMVVKKVSLKGISLGARDFHAILLAGLAVDSTPEADAADLFLRAAEPPAHNDWTNTPDLKASYEWGCGKNVSSFIQAAKERIRELVKADARDLGNGPDAIRELFRVGTERGDTRASAERPRVTPVSSRVDEDGRWVIECKCRFTQSKKRRFAKPVLLFLAESGGGQPVSWEKIEPIHNCAMEGDWLVANPKTREIVFRGTSSVKDHPVPALQSCVSVELRKMKLEG; translated from the coding sequence ATGGAAAACCTCGGCGAAAGACTAAAAAAGGCAATGAAGGCAGCAAGGAAATCACAGACAGACCTTGCCGTTGCTCTCGACACATCCCAGCCCGCAGTGTCCCAATGGTGTACAAACAAGAAGAAGCCATCGGAGGATAACCTTGAAGCAATATCTCAGTTATTGGGAGTTACCGCCTCTCATCTAAAGTTCGGCGAGGGCCGTGCCGCCCTTCAAGATCCTGCCTCTGTTCGAGCAGAGTACTCAGAAGGTGATCGCTGGTGTTTTCGAGATGCCCCATCGGATGGAGCCAGAGACTTCGGCAACGCGAACGTGTGGGCTTTTGATCCAACTATTGAGAGCTTTGTTCGCGAAGTGTTACAGAACGCCAGTGATGCGGCGTTGCCGGGCGAAGGCGAGAATGTCCAAGTCAAGTTCAAGCTGATTCGGCTCCGTGGTCAAGATCTGAAGAGCTACTTCGATGCACTGCAGTGGGGAGGACTCTACTCGCACCTCGAAGCGTCTGCGGGCACCGAACAAAAGCTTGGAACGCTACTCGACACCAACCTTCAGCACCTTCAATCCAGCGATGAGCTTCTACTGCTTGTCGTGGAAGATTCGGGGACGACCGGCTTGATCGGACCGGAGGCTGGCGAAGGCAAGTTCGCGGCGCTTTGCCGTAACAATCTTGACTCCAATAAAGAAGGGAATGCGTCCAAGGGGGGAGCCTTTGGTTTAGGCAAAGGAGTGCTATGGCGAGCATCCCGATTTGCAACCGTTCTTTTCTGCTCTGACTTGATTAAGCCTGAGAACGGTAAGAAAGAGCTACGGTTGATCGGACGAACGGACCTAACGTGGCACGAGCTTGACTCCAACGCATACGCAGGACCAGGATGGTTCGGCGATGTTGACGACGAATCAAAGCGAGTGAACTCACTGTGGGAGAACCAAGTCCTAGCAAACGATCTCTATATAAACCGTCGCGGAGTTGGCGAGGGAACCTCTGCATGTGTGGTTGGTTTCCACGACCCGAGCTCTGACCAAGAAAAGGAGCTTGCCGAACTAGCTTCGGAAATCGAGACCGCCTCCGCGAAACACTTCTTTCCAGCCATGCTTTGGGGGAAACTGTCCGTTGCAGTCGAGACCTACGACGGACGACAATCTTACAATCAGAAATCTCCGAAAACTTCGGTCCAAGTTGACCCACGCGAGCATGCCCCAGAGTTCGCGAAAATGATTACAGCGTGGCGAAACGAAGAGTTGGCAGAATTGCCAGCCGAAACGGGCGATGTCGTTGCAGCCCCTGTAAGCCTGACTGTCTCCAAGAAAAAGAAATCGGGGCAATCGAAAGAACTCCAACACGATGGCCTTTTGTTGGTTCGCTACGCAGAGGACGAATGCAAGAGTGAATCATGCAACTCACTGGTGATGCTTCGCGGGCCTGGAATGGTGGTAAAGAAGGTCTCGCTGAAGGGTATCAGTCTTGGGGCGAGGGACTTCCACGCAATACTCCTGGCAGGATTGGCGGTTGATTCGACTCCCGAGGCCGACGCAGCCGATTTGTTTTTGCGGGCCGCTGAACCGCCCGCTCACAACGACTGGACTAACACGCCTGACTTAAAAGCGAGCTACGAGTGGGGATGTGGAAAAAATGTGTCGTCGTTTATTCAGGCTGCGAAGGAACGAATTCGCGAACTCGTCAAGGCTGACGCCCGAGACCTTGGTAACGGCCCCGACGCGATTCGTGAACTATTTCGTGTTGGCACAGAACGAGGCGATACACGAGCCTCTGCTGAACGTCCACGAGTTACTCCGGTTAGCAGTCGAGTTGATGAAGATGGACGATGGGTGATTGAGTGCAAATGCAGATTCACTCAAAGCAAGAAAAGGAGATTTGCAAAGCCAGTCTTGCTCTTTCTAGCCGAATCAGGTGGCGGGCAACCCGTCTCGTGGGAAAAAATCGAGCCGATTCACAATTGTGCTATGGAAGGCGACTGGCTCGTAGCAAACCCGAAGACTCGAGAGATTGTTTTTCGTGGAACCAGCAGTGTAAAGGACCATCCGGTGCCTGCACTTCAATCGTGTGTTTCTGTTGAACTTAGAAAAATGAAGCTAGAAGGCTAA
- a CDS encoding S1/P1 nuclease, giving the protein MGVASCWPDMIRRSSHDRPTWHYQLVATTVLGDVTPPDPPGLLPSDATLDTQGLRIGQATELCVKVLSDKSRSKADRAIALCWVLHLFVDGHQPCHA; this is encoded by the coding sequence ATGGGTGTTGCCAGTTGTTGGCCCGACATGATTCGACGCTCAAGCCACGACCGTCCGACGTGGCACTATCAACTTGTGGCGACTACCGTACTCGGCGACGTGACGCCACCGGATCCGCCTGGGCTGCTGCCGTCCGATGCTACTCTCGACACTCAAGGTTTGCGCATCGGCCAAGCGACCGAGCTTTGCGTCAAGGTTCTTAGCGACAAGTCACGATCGAAAGCCGACCGAGCAATTGCCCTCTGCTGGGTTCTTCATCTTTTCGTGGACGGTCATCAGCCGTGCCATGCTTGA